The Lysobacter enzymogenes genome window below encodes:
- a CDS encoding peptidylprolyl isomerase, translating into MNNRFARTLSAGVLAAGLLIGSVHAQELQPIDRIAAVVDEDVILKTELDRAVANILNQYAGRSEQLPPRDVLERQVLERLILLKLQVAQAQGTGVRVTDQEIEQAIAGIAQSNRISVDQLRQQIARDGSSYADFRSSIRDELLVQRLRQRFAQTRVSVSDAEVDAALAAQANTGTQYHLAHILISLPEGATPEQIATAQKKVDGVKTLIDKGEMDFNAAAVRYSDSPNALEGGDLGWRSVDEIPAAFAEMMKSMKAGDVTQPLRGPSGFQLLKLVEVRDASKSGPQMVTQYHARHILVRVNDKITEAQAKAKAETLRARIAGGAKFEDVVKESSEDLGTQAKGGDLGWFTRDEFGPEFGGAVAALGDNDISQPIHTSAGYHIVQRLGTRESDMADQSKRAQVQETIGRRKLEEEWNRFLREKRSEAYVDFRVGKGSEGNQPGTETTLPTKGG; encoded by the coding sequence ATGAACAATCGTTTTGCGCGCACTCTGTCCGCGGGCGTTCTCGCCGCGGGCCTGCTGATCGGCAGCGTCCACGCCCAGGAGCTGCAGCCGATCGACCGCATCGCCGCGGTCGTGGACGAGGACGTGATCCTCAAGACCGAGCTCGACCGCGCGGTCGCCAACATCCTCAACCAGTACGCCGGCCGCAGCGAACAGCTGCCGCCGCGCGACGTGCTCGAACGCCAGGTGCTCGAGCGCCTGATCCTGCTGAAGCTGCAGGTCGCCCAGGCCCAGGGCACCGGCGTGCGCGTGACCGACCAGGAAATCGAGCAGGCCATCGCCGGCATCGCCCAGTCCAACCGCATCAGCGTCGACCAGCTGCGCCAGCAGATCGCCCGCGACGGCAGCTCCTACGCCGACTTCCGCAGCTCGATCCGCGACGAACTGCTGGTCCAGCGCCTGCGCCAGCGCTTCGCCCAGACCCGGGTCTCGGTCAGCGACGCCGAAGTCGACGCCGCCCTGGCCGCCCAGGCCAACACCGGCACCCAGTACCACCTGGCGCACATCTTGATTTCGCTGCCCGAAGGCGCCACGCCCGAGCAGATCGCCACCGCGCAGAAGAAGGTCGACGGGGTCAAGACCCTGATCGACAAGGGCGAGATGGACTTCAACGCGGCCGCAGTGCGCTATTCCGACAGCCCCAACGCGCTGGAAGGCGGCGACCTGGGCTGGCGCAGCGTCGACGAAATCCCGGCCGCGTTCGCCGAGATGATGAAGTCGATGAAGGCCGGCGACGTGACCCAGCCGCTGCGCGGCCCGAGCGGCTTCCAGCTGCTGAAGCTGGTCGAGGTGCGCGACGCCTCCAAGTCCGGCCCGCAGATGGTCACCCAGTACCACGCCCGCCACATCCTGGTCCGGGTCAACGACAAGATCACCGAAGCCCAGGCCAAGGCCAAGGCCGAGACCCTGCGCGCGCGCATCGCCGGCGGGGCCAAGTTCGAGGACGTGGTCAAGGAAAGCTCCGAAGACCTCGGCACCCAGGCCAAGGGCGGCGATCTGGGCTGGTTCACCCGCGACGAATTCGGTCCCGAGTTCGGCGGCGCGGTCGCGGCCCTGGGCGACAACGACATCTCGCAGCCGATCCACACCAGCGCGGGCTATCACATCGTCCAGCGCCTGGGCACGCGCGAAAGCGACATGGCCGACCAGAGCAAGCGCGCCCAGGTCCAGGAGACCATCGGCCGGCGCAAGCTGGAAGAAGAATGGAACCGCTTCCTGCGCGAGAAGCGCAGCGAGGCCTATGTCGACTTCCGCGTCGGCAAGGGCTCGGAAGGCAACCAACCGGGTACCGAAACCACGCTGCCGACCAAGGGCGGCTGA